A single window of Salvelinus namaycush isolate Seneca chromosome 11, SaNama_1.0, whole genome shotgun sequence DNA harbors:
- the LOC120056013 gene encoding transcriptional repressor p66 alpha-like isoform X1 — protein sequence MSEEAVRQTRSQKRALGREISPHDSEAPPTQSDSKKLKLDGAETGDPDQDHESPNKPQPEPETTKDDEDLVKPLVKPVVQPEKAMEPELPRLTLPLVLPSHPAQEQEQEQDRAPKQSEQSLENRTEWNDRGDQVKVKSEMHLDGQNRTVLSEPKVASSMMTSTEVKATIKVEVQTGEQALDMSTSRGAIKREPRPPSPDDDDDDDDVIVLSDNDSCSPPMNGLNHFKELDTVLLMKSRPEERDRIIKQLKEELRLEEAKLVLLKKLRQSQTQKDALQKPSGLSGSAAPPSLIRGSIAASKGSQQVVSGRSSGTVIPPPLVRGGQQISSKHGSHNSQIIMPPLVRGAQPIAVSPQQIQSLRQQQQQQLSGSGSGSSGPPPLLLAPRANVPGSQAQRGLMQSGLIRVGNVNNASLLVNISQASPTNMKGSSISSQSGNNSVSVVNVNDSPAARQAAAKLALRKQLEKTLLEIPPPKPPAPELNFLPSAANNEFIYLVGLEDVVQNLLDSMMRAKTGLPPVKPAIKEPFTCIQCSTDFTCRWRQDKAKGGTILCADCMSSNQKKALKAEHTNRLKAAFVKALQQEQEIEQRILQQAASPVSHTPSSSSSSSSSPSVKAEHLMSQQLKQVQAQARVSSLQHHHHHQQQNRGQSIARHHSNIKQSPQGQLSRSGIPSVGVRGVSHSFSSSSSQLQSAVAAAALVSRPGKHAHVRPAAQGSKGSSSGNSSRGSAQATAWRKQNINTGVTMAYVNPSLSVHKTSSTVDARQREYLLDMIPSRPISQTANTWK from the exons ATGTCTGAGGAGGCTGTTCGTCAGACACGCAGCCAGAAGAGGGCGCTGGGGAGGGAAATCTCACCCCATGATTCTGAAGCACCTCCCACTCAGTCTGACAGCAAAAAGCTCAAACTAGACGGGGCCGAGACTGGAGATCCGGACCAGGATCATGAGAGCCCAAATAAACCACAACCAGAACCCGAAACAACAAAGGATGATGAGGACCTGGTTAAACCTCTGGTCAAGCCTGTGGTCCAGCCTGAGAAGGCAATGGAACCAGAACTACCCCGATTAACATTACCGTTAGTGTTACCATCACACCCGGCGCAAGAGCAAGAGCAAGAGCAGGACCGGGCCCCGAAACAGTCAGAACAGAGCTTAGAGAACCGGACTGAGTGGAATGACCGCGGCGACCAGGTAAAGGTGAAGAGTGAGATGCATCTAGATGGGCAGAACCGGACTGTGCTGTCAGAACCGAAGGTGGCCAGCAGCATGATGACGTCAACGGAGGTGAAGGCTACCATTAAAGTGGAGGTCCAGACAGGAGAGCAGGCTCTGGACATGAGCACCTCTAGAGG CGCCATAAAGAGGGAGCCGCGTCCCCCGTCcccagatgatgatgatgatgatgatgatgtcattGTCCTGTCAGATAACGACTCCTGCAGTCCGCCGATGAACGGTTTGAACCACTTCAAGGAGCTGGACACAGTCCTACTCATG AAGAGCAGGCCAGAGGAGAGGGATCGCATCATCAAACAGTTGAAGGAGGAGCTGAGGTTGGAGGAGGCCAAGCTGGTGCTGCTGAAGAAACTACGCCAGAGCCAGACACAGAAGGATGCGTTGCAGAAG CCCTCTGGATTGTCGGGTTCTGCAGCTCCTCCATCTCTGATCCGGGGATCCATCGCAGCCAGCAAAGGCTCCCAGCAG GTGGTGTCAGGTAGGAGTTCAGGCACAGTCATTCCACCTCCTCTGGTGAGGGGCGGGCAGCAGATCTCCTCCAAACATGGCTCCCACAACTCCCAGATCATCATGCCACCTCTGGTTAGAGGGGCACAG CCAATCGCTGTGTCTCCCCAGCAGATCCAGTCTCTccggcagcagcagcaacagcagctgtCAGGGTCTGGCTCAGGGAGCTCTGGCCCCCCTCCTCTGCTGCTGGCCCCCAGGGCCAACGTACCCGGCTCTCAGGCCCAGAGAGGCCTCATGCAGTCAGGCCTCATCAGGGTGGGCAACGTCAACAATGCCAGCCTGCTGGTTAACATCTCAcaa GCCTCTCCAACCAACATGAAGGGTTCTTCTATCTCTTCCCAGTCTGGAAACAACAGTGTGTCTGTGGTCAACGTGAACGACTCTCCTGCCGCCCGTCAGGCTGCGGCTAAGCTAGCCCTGCGTAAGCAGCTGGAAAAGACCCTTCTGGAGATTCCTCCTCCCAAGCCTCCCGCCCCAGAGCTCAACTTCCTGCCCTCGGCAGCCAACAACGAGTTCATCTACCTAGTGGGCCTGGAGGACGTGGTGCAGAACCTGCTGGACTCCATGATGAGAG CTAAAACAGGGTTGCCCCCGGTCAAGCCTGCCATCAAAGAGCCCTTCACCTGCATCCAGTGCAGCACCGACTTTACTTGCCGCTGGAGGCAGGACAAGGCCAAGGGCGGGACCATACTCTGTGCTGACTGCATGTCCTCCAATCAGAAGAAAGCCCTGAAGGCTGAGCACACCAATAGGCTGAAGGCTGCGTTCGTCAAGGCCCTGCAGCAGGAGCAGGAGATAGAGCAGCGTATCCTCCAGCAGGCCGCCTCCCCTGTCtctcacaccccctcctcctcttcctcctcctcctcctctccatcggTGAAGGCGGAGCATCTGATGTCCCAGCAGCTGAAGCAGGTTCAAGCCCAGGCTAGGGTCTCCTCTTTGCagcaccatcaccatcaccagcAGCAGAACAGAGGACAGAGCATTGCACGCCACCACTCCAACATCAAACAG AGCCCTCAGGGCCAGCTCTCCCGTAGCGGTATCCCATCGGTGGGGGTGAGGGGCGTGTCccactccttctcctcctcctcctctcagctgcAGAGCGCTGTGGCCGCTGCGGCCTTGGTCAGCCGGCCAGGTAAGCATGCCCATGTGCGCCCCGCTGCCCAGGGTTCAAAGGGCAGCTCCAGTGGGAACAGCAGCAGAGGTAGCGCCCAAGCCACTGCATGGAGGAAGCAGAACATCAACACAG gTGTGACCATGGCCTATGTGAACCCCAGTCTGTCAGTCCATAAGACCTCGTCCACAGTGGACGCCCGCCAGAGAGAGTACCTCCTGGACATGATTCCATCGCGCCCCATCTCCCAGACAGCTAACACATGGAAATAA
- the LOC120056013 gene encoding transcriptional repressor p66 alpha-like isoform X2: protein MSEEAVRQTRSQKRALGREISPHDSEAPPTQSDSKKLKLDGAETGDPDQDHESPNKPQPEPETTKDDEDLVKPLVKPVVQPEKAMEPELPRLTLPLVLPSHPAQEQEQEQDRAPKQSEQSLENRTEWNDRGDQVKVKSEMHLDGQNRTVLSEPKVASSMMTSTEVKATIKVEVQTGEQALDMSTSRGAIKREPRPPSPDDDDDDDDVIVLSDNDSCSPPMNGLNHFKELDTVLLMKSRPEERDRIIKQLKEELRLEEAKLVLLKKLRQSQTQKDALQKPSGLSGSAAPPSLIRGSIAASKGSQQVVSGRSSGTVIPPPLVRGGQQISSKHGSHNSQIIMPPLVRGAQQIQSLRQQQQQQLSGSGSGSSGPPPLLLAPRANVPGSQAQRGLMQSGLIRVGNVNNASLLVNISQASPTNMKGSSISSQSGNNSVSVVNVNDSPAARQAAAKLALRKQLEKTLLEIPPPKPPAPELNFLPSAANNEFIYLVGLEDVVQNLLDSMMRAKTGLPPVKPAIKEPFTCIQCSTDFTCRWRQDKAKGGTILCADCMSSNQKKALKAEHTNRLKAAFVKALQQEQEIEQRILQQAASPVSHTPSSSSSSSSSPSVKAEHLMSQQLKQVQAQARVSSLQHHHHHQQQNRGQSIARHHSNIKQSPQGQLSRSGIPSVGVRGVSHSFSSSSSQLQSAVAAAALVSRPGKHAHVRPAAQGSKGSSSGNSSRGSAQATAWRKQNINTGVTMAYVNPSLSVHKTSSTVDARQREYLLDMIPSRPISQTANTWK from the exons ATGTCTGAGGAGGCTGTTCGTCAGACACGCAGCCAGAAGAGGGCGCTGGGGAGGGAAATCTCACCCCATGATTCTGAAGCACCTCCCACTCAGTCTGACAGCAAAAAGCTCAAACTAGACGGGGCCGAGACTGGAGATCCGGACCAGGATCATGAGAGCCCAAATAAACCACAACCAGAACCCGAAACAACAAAGGATGATGAGGACCTGGTTAAACCTCTGGTCAAGCCTGTGGTCCAGCCTGAGAAGGCAATGGAACCAGAACTACCCCGATTAACATTACCGTTAGTGTTACCATCACACCCGGCGCAAGAGCAAGAGCAAGAGCAGGACCGGGCCCCGAAACAGTCAGAACAGAGCTTAGAGAACCGGACTGAGTGGAATGACCGCGGCGACCAGGTAAAGGTGAAGAGTGAGATGCATCTAGATGGGCAGAACCGGACTGTGCTGTCAGAACCGAAGGTGGCCAGCAGCATGATGACGTCAACGGAGGTGAAGGCTACCATTAAAGTGGAGGTCCAGACAGGAGAGCAGGCTCTGGACATGAGCACCTCTAGAGG CGCCATAAAGAGGGAGCCGCGTCCCCCGTCcccagatgatgatgatgatgatgatgatgtcattGTCCTGTCAGATAACGACTCCTGCAGTCCGCCGATGAACGGTTTGAACCACTTCAAGGAGCTGGACACAGTCCTACTCATG AAGAGCAGGCCAGAGGAGAGGGATCGCATCATCAAACAGTTGAAGGAGGAGCTGAGGTTGGAGGAGGCCAAGCTGGTGCTGCTGAAGAAACTACGCCAGAGCCAGACACAGAAGGATGCGTTGCAGAAG CCCTCTGGATTGTCGGGTTCTGCAGCTCCTCCATCTCTGATCCGGGGATCCATCGCAGCCAGCAAAGGCTCCCAGCAG GTGGTGTCAGGTAGGAGTTCAGGCACAGTCATTCCACCTCCTCTGGTGAGGGGCGGGCAGCAGATCTCCTCCAAACATGGCTCCCACAACTCCCAGATCATCATGCCACCTCTGGTTAGAGGGGCACAG CAGATCCAGTCTCTccggcagcagcagcaacagcagctgtCAGGGTCTGGCTCAGGGAGCTCTGGCCCCCCTCCTCTGCTGCTGGCCCCCAGGGCCAACGTACCCGGCTCTCAGGCCCAGAGAGGCCTCATGCAGTCAGGCCTCATCAGGGTGGGCAACGTCAACAATGCCAGCCTGCTGGTTAACATCTCAcaa GCCTCTCCAACCAACATGAAGGGTTCTTCTATCTCTTCCCAGTCTGGAAACAACAGTGTGTCTGTGGTCAACGTGAACGACTCTCCTGCCGCCCGTCAGGCTGCGGCTAAGCTAGCCCTGCGTAAGCAGCTGGAAAAGACCCTTCTGGAGATTCCTCCTCCCAAGCCTCCCGCCCCAGAGCTCAACTTCCTGCCCTCGGCAGCCAACAACGAGTTCATCTACCTAGTGGGCCTGGAGGACGTGGTGCAGAACCTGCTGGACTCCATGATGAGAG CTAAAACAGGGTTGCCCCCGGTCAAGCCTGCCATCAAAGAGCCCTTCACCTGCATCCAGTGCAGCACCGACTTTACTTGCCGCTGGAGGCAGGACAAGGCCAAGGGCGGGACCATACTCTGTGCTGACTGCATGTCCTCCAATCAGAAGAAAGCCCTGAAGGCTGAGCACACCAATAGGCTGAAGGCTGCGTTCGTCAAGGCCCTGCAGCAGGAGCAGGAGATAGAGCAGCGTATCCTCCAGCAGGCCGCCTCCCCTGTCtctcacaccccctcctcctcttcctcctcctcctcctctccatcggTGAAGGCGGAGCATCTGATGTCCCAGCAGCTGAAGCAGGTTCAAGCCCAGGCTAGGGTCTCCTCTTTGCagcaccatcaccatcaccagcAGCAGAACAGAGGACAGAGCATTGCACGCCACCACTCCAACATCAAACAG AGCCCTCAGGGCCAGCTCTCCCGTAGCGGTATCCCATCGGTGGGGGTGAGGGGCGTGTCccactccttctcctcctcctcctctcagctgcAGAGCGCTGTGGCCGCTGCGGCCTTGGTCAGCCGGCCAGGTAAGCATGCCCATGTGCGCCCCGCTGCCCAGGGTTCAAAGGGCAGCTCCAGTGGGAACAGCAGCAGAGGTAGCGCCCAAGCCACTGCATGGAGGAAGCAGAACATCAACACAG gTGTGACCATGGCCTATGTGAACCCCAGTCTGTCAGTCCATAAGACCTCGTCCACAGTGGACGCCCGCCAGAGAGAGTACCTCCTGGACATGATTCCATCGCGCCCCATCTCCCAGACAGCTAACACATGGAAATAA
- the LOC120056013 gene encoding transcriptional repressor p66 alpha-like isoform X3 — protein MSEEAVRQTRSQKRALGREISPHDSEAPPTQSDSKKLKLDGAETGDPDQDHESPNKPQPEPETTKDDEDLVKPLVKPVVQPEKAMEPELPRLTLPLVLPSHPAQEQEQEQDRAPKQSEQSLENRTEWNDRGDQVKVKSEMHLDGQNRTVLSEPKVASSMMTSTEVKATIKVEVQTGEQALDMSTSRGAIKREPRPPSPDDDDDDDDVIVLSDNDSCSPPMNGLNHFKELDTVLLMKSRPEERDRIIKQLKEELRLEEAKLVLLKKLRQSQTQKDALQKPSGLSGSAAPPSLIRGSIAASKGSQQVVSGRSSGTVIPPPLVRGGQQISSKHGSHNSQIIMPPLVRGAQIQSLRQQQQQQLSGSGSGSSGPPPLLLAPRANVPGSQAQRGLMQSGLIRVGNVNNASLLVNISQASPTNMKGSSISSQSGNNSVSVVNVNDSPAARQAAAKLALRKQLEKTLLEIPPPKPPAPELNFLPSAANNEFIYLVGLEDVVQNLLDSMMRAKTGLPPVKPAIKEPFTCIQCSTDFTCRWRQDKAKGGTILCADCMSSNQKKALKAEHTNRLKAAFVKALQQEQEIEQRILQQAASPVSHTPSSSSSSSSSPSVKAEHLMSQQLKQVQAQARVSSLQHHHHHQQQNRGQSIARHHSNIKQSPQGQLSRSGIPSVGVRGVSHSFSSSSSQLQSAVAAAALVSRPGKHAHVRPAAQGSKGSSSGNSSRGSAQATAWRKQNINTGVTMAYVNPSLSVHKTSSTVDARQREYLLDMIPSRPISQTANTWK, from the exons ATGTCTGAGGAGGCTGTTCGTCAGACACGCAGCCAGAAGAGGGCGCTGGGGAGGGAAATCTCACCCCATGATTCTGAAGCACCTCCCACTCAGTCTGACAGCAAAAAGCTCAAACTAGACGGGGCCGAGACTGGAGATCCGGACCAGGATCATGAGAGCCCAAATAAACCACAACCAGAACCCGAAACAACAAAGGATGATGAGGACCTGGTTAAACCTCTGGTCAAGCCTGTGGTCCAGCCTGAGAAGGCAATGGAACCAGAACTACCCCGATTAACATTACCGTTAGTGTTACCATCACACCCGGCGCAAGAGCAAGAGCAAGAGCAGGACCGGGCCCCGAAACAGTCAGAACAGAGCTTAGAGAACCGGACTGAGTGGAATGACCGCGGCGACCAGGTAAAGGTGAAGAGTGAGATGCATCTAGATGGGCAGAACCGGACTGTGCTGTCAGAACCGAAGGTGGCCAGCAGCATGATGACGTCAACGGAGGTGAAGGCTACCATTAAAGTGGAGGTCCAGACAGGAGAGCAGGCTCTGGACATGAGCACCTCTAGAGG CGCCATAAAGAGGGAGCCGCGTCCCCCGTCcccagatgatgatgatgatgatgatgatgtcattGTCCTGTCAGATAACGACTCCTGCAGTCCGCCGATGAACGGTTTGAACCACTTCAAGGAGCTGGACACAGTCCTACTCATG AAGAGCAGGCCAGAGGAGAGGGATCGCATCATCAAACAGTTGAAGGAGGAGCTGAGGTTGGAGGAGGCCAAGCTGGTGCTGCTGAAGAAACTACGCCAGAGCCAGACACAGAAGGATGCGTTGCAGAAG CCCTCTGGATTGTCGGGTTCTGCAGCTCCTCCATCTCTGATCCGGGGATCCATCGCAGCCAGCAAAGGCTCCCAGCAG GTGGTGTCAGGTAGGAGTTCAGGCACAGTCATTCCACCTCCTCTGGTGAGGGGCGGGCAGCAGATCTCCTCCAAACATGGCTCCCACAACTCCCAGATCATCATGCCACCTCTGGTTAGAGGGGCACAG ATCCAGTCTCTccggcagcagcagcaacagcagctgtCAGGGTCTGGCTCAGGGAGCTCTGGCCCCCCTCCTCTGCTGCTGGCCCCCAGGGCCAACGTACCCGGCTCTCAGGCCCAGAGAGGCCTCATGCAGTCAGGCCTCATCAGGGTGGGCAACGTCAACAATGCCAGCCTGCTGGTTAACATCTCAcaa GCCTCTCCAACCAACATGAAGGGTTCTTCTATCTCTTCCCAGTCTGGAAACAACAGTGTGTCTGTGGTCAACGTGAACGACTCTCCTGCCGCCCGTCAGGCTGCGGCTAAGCTAGCCCTGCGTAAGCAGCTGGAAAAGACCCTTCTGGAGATTCCTCCTCCCAAGCCTCCCGCCCCAGAGCTCAACTTCCTGCCCTCGGCAGCCAACAACGAGTTCATCTACCTAGTGGGCCTGGAGGACGTGGTGCAGAACCTGCTGGACTCCATGATGAGAG CTAAAACAGGGTTGCCCCCGGTCAAGCCTGCCATCAAAGAGCCCTTCACCTGCATCCAGTGCAGCACCGACTTTACTTGCCGCTGGAGGCAGGACAAGGCCAAGGGCGGGACCATACTCTGTGCTGACTGCATGTCCTCCAATCAGAAGAAAGCCCTGAAGGCTGAGCACACCAATAGGCTGAAGGCTGCGTTCGTCAAGGCCCTGCAGCAGGAGCAGGAGATAGAGCAGCGTATCCTCCAGCAGGCCGCCTCCCCTGTCtctcacaccccctcctcctcttcctcctcctcctcctctccatcggTGAAGGCGGAGCATCTGATGTCCCAGCAGCTGAAGCAGGTTCAAGCCCAGGCTAGGGTCTCCTCTTTGCagcaccatcaccatcaccagcAGCAGAACAGAGGACAGAGCATTGCACGCCACCACTCCAACATCAAACAG AGCCCTCAGGGCCAGCTCTCCCGTAGCGGTATCCCATCGGTGGGGGTGAGGGGCGTGTCccactccttctcctcctcctcctctcagctgcAGAGCGCTGTGGCCGCTGCGGCCTTGGTCAGCCGGCCAGGTAAGCATGCCCATGTGCGCCCCGCTGCCCAGGGTTCAAAGGGCAGCTCCAGTGGGAACAGCAGCAGAGGTAGCGCCCAAGCCACTGCATGGAGGAAGCAGAACATCAACACAG gTGTGACCATGGCCTATGTGAACCCCAGTCTGTCAGTCCATAAGACCTCGTCCACAGTGGACGCCCGCCAGAGAGAGTACCTCCTGGACATGATTCCATCGCGCCCCATCTCCCAGACAGCTAACACATGGAAATAA
- the LOC120056013 gene encoding transcriptional repressor p66 alpha-like isoform X5 translates to MSEEAVRQTRSQKRALGREISPHDSEAPPTQSDSKKLKLDGAETGDPDQDHESPNKPQPEPETTKDDEDLVKPLVKPVVQPEKAMEPELPRLTLPLVLPSHPAQEQEQEQDRAPKQSEQSLENRTEWNDRGDQVKVKSEMHLDGQNRTVLSEPKVASSMMTSTEVKATIKVEVQTGEQALDMSTSRGAIKREPRPPSPDDDDDDDDVIVLSDNDSCSPPMNGLNHFKELDTVLLMKSRPEERDRIIKQLKEELRLEEAKLVLLKKLRQSQTQKDALQKPSGLSGSAAPPSLIRGSIAASKGSQQVVSGRSSGTVIPPPLVRGGQQISSKHGSHNSQIIMPPLVRGAQASPTNMKGSSISSQSGNNSVSVVNVNDSPAARQAAAKLALRKQLEKTLLEIPPPKPPAPELNFLPSAANNEFIYLVGLEDVVQNLLDSMMRAKTGLPPVKPAIKEPFTCIQCSTDFTCRWRQDKAKGGTILCADCMSSNQKKALKAEHTNRLKAAFVKALQQEQEIEQRILQQAASPVSHTPSSSSSSSSSPSVKAEHLMSQQLKQVQAQARVSSLQHHHHHQQQNRGQSIARHHSNIKQSPQGQLSRSGIPSVGVRGVSHSFSSSSSQLQSAVAAAALVSRPGKHAHVRPAAQGSKGSSSGNSSRGSAQATAWRKQNINTGVTMAYVNPSLSVHKTSSTVDARQREYLLDMIPSRPISQTANTWK, encoded by the exons ATGTCTGAGGAGGCTGTTCGTCAGACACGCAGCCAGAAGAGGGCGCTGGGGAGGGAAATCTCACCCCATGATTCTGAAGCACCTCCCACTCAGTCTGACAGCAAAAAGCTCAAACTAGACGGGGCCGAGACTGGAGATCCGGACCAGGATCATGAGAGCCCAAATAAACCACAACCAGAACCCGAAACAACAAAGGATGATGAGGACCTGGTTAAACCTCTGGTCAAGCCTGTGGTCCAGCCTGAGAAGGCAATGGAACCAGAACTACCCCGATTAACATTACCGTTAGTGTTACCATCACACCCGGCGCAAGAGCAAGAGCAAGAGCAGGACCGGGCCCCGAAACAGTCAGAACAGAGCTTAGAGAACCGGACTGAGTGGAATGACCGCGGCGACCAGGTAAAGGTGAAGAGTGAGATGCATCTAGATGGGCAGAACCGGACTGTGCTGTCAGAACCGAAGGTGGCCAGCAGCATGATGACGTCAACGGAGGTGAAGGCTACCATTAAAGTGGAGGTCCAGACAGGAGAGCAGGCTCTGGACATGAGCACCTCTAGAGG CGCCATAAAGAGGGAGCCGCGTCCCCCGTCcccagatgatgatgatgatgatgatgatgtcattGTCCTGTCAGATAACGACTCCTGCAGTCCGCCGATGAACGGTTTGAACCACTTCAAGGAGCTGGACACAGTCCTACTCATG AAGAGCAGGCCAGAGGAGAGGGATCGCATCATCAAACAGTTGAAGGAGGAGCTGAGGTTGGAGGAGGCCAAGCTGGTGCTGCTGAAGAAACTACGCCAGAGCCAGACACAGAAGGATGCGTTGCAGAAG CCCTCTGGATTGTCGGGTTCTGCAGCTCCTCCATCTCTGATCCGGGGATCCATCGCAGCCAGCAAAGGCTCCCAGCAG GTGGTGTCAGGTAGGAGTTCAGGCACAGTCATTCCACCTCCTCTGGTGAGGGGCGGGCAGCAGATCTCCTCCAAACATGGCTCCCACAACTCCCAGATCATCATGCCACCTCTGGTTAGAGGGGCACAG GCCTCTCCAACCAACATGAAGGGTTCTTCTATCTCTTCCCAGTCTGGAAACAACAGTGTGTCTGTGGTCAACGTGAACGACTCTCCTGCCGCCCGTCAGGCTGCGGCTAAGCTAGCCCTGCGTAAGCAGCTGGAAAAGACCCTTCTGGAGATTCCTCCTCCCAAGCCTCCCGCCCCAGAGCTCAACTTCCTGCCCTCGGCAGCCAACAACGAGTTCATCTACCTAGTGGGCCTGGAGGACGTGGTGCAGAACCTGCTGGACTCCATGATGAGAG CTAAAACAGGGTTGCCCCCGGTCAAGCCTGCCATCAAAGAGCCCTTCACCTGCATCCAGTGCAGCACCGACTTTACTTGCCGCTGGAGGCAGGACAAGGCCAAGGGCGGGACCATACTCTGTGCTGACTGCATGTCCTCCAATCAGAAGAAAGCCCTGAAGGCTGAGCACACCAATAGGCTGAAGGCTGCGTTCGTCAAGGCCCTGCAGCAGGAGCAGGAGATAGAGCAGCGTATCCTCCAGCAGGCCGCCTCCCCTGTCtctcacaccccctcctcctcttcctcctcctcctcctctccatcggTGAAGGCGGAGCATCTGATGTCCCAGCAGCTGAAGCAGGTTCAAGCCCAGGCTAGGGTCTCCTCTTTGCagcaccatcaccatcaccagcAGCAGAACAGAGGACAGAGCATTGCACGCCACCACTCCAACATCAAACAG AGCCCTCAGGGCCAGCTCTCCCGTAGCGGTATCCCATCGGTGGGGGTGAGGGGCGTGTCccactccttctcctcctcctcctctcagctgcAGAGCGCTGTGGCCGCTGCGGCCTTGGTCAGCCGGCCAGGTAAGCATGCCCATGTGCGCCCCGCTGCCCAGGGTTCAAAGGGCAGCTCCAGTGGGAACAGCAGCAGAGGTAGCGCCCAAGCCACTGCATGGAGGAAGCAGAACATCAACACAG gTGTGACCATGGCCTATGTGAACCCCAGTCTGTCAGTCCATAAGACCTCGTCCACAGTGGACGCCCGCCAGAGAGAGTACCTCCTGGACATGATTCCATCGCGCCCCATCTCCCAGACAGCTAACACATGGAAATAA